One window of Cryptobacterium curtum DSM 15641 genomic DNA carries:
- a CDS encoding Mrp/NBP35 family ATP-binding protein has protein sequence MLQGCHGAEATEPTVLSPNSNSHIHHVIGVVSGKGGVGKSLITSLLASAQQKRGKKVAILDADVTGPSIPKAFGVSNPLTADADGIIPAQSQSGIKIVSTNLMLPADDMPVAWRGPVVSGAIRQFFNEVNWGDIDYMFVDMPPGTSDVLLTVFQSLPIDGIVTVSAPQELVSMIVGKAVNLASQMDVKTLGLVENMAYYTCPDCGKQHFIFGEPQGKEVAKKYHIPAYATLPIDPNFARLCDAGKVEEYEVGNALDPILEQIESVSTADNK, from the coding sequence ATGCTGCAAGGGTGCCACGGCGCTGAAGCGACGGAACCCACAGTACTTTCACCCAACAGCAATTCGCACATCCATCATGTTATTGGTGTTGTATCGGGTAAAGGTGGCGTCGGCAAGAGCCTCATCACCAGTCTGCTTGCCAGCGCACAACAAAAGCGCGGCAAAAAAGTAGCTATCCTCGACGCCGATGTTACCGGTCCTTCTATTCCTAAGGCTTTCGGCGTAAGCAACCCACTTACCGCTGATGCTGATGGCATTATTCCGGCACAGAGTCAGAGTGGCATCAAGATTGTGTCAACCAATCTTATGCTTCCTGCCGATGATATGCCCGTAGCATGGCGTGGACCGGTGGTGTCCGGGGCAATTCGCCAGTTCTTTAACGAAGTGAACTGGGGAGATATCGACTACATGTTCGTCGACATGCCGCCGGGAACATCCGACGTGCTGTTGACGGTATTCCAGAGTTTGCCCATCGATGGCATTGTGACGGTTTCGGCACCACAGGAACTCGTGTCGATGATCGTAGGCAAGGCCGTTAACTTAGCAAGCCAGATGGATGTGAAAACACTCGGTCTGGTCGAAAACATGGCCTATTATACCTGCCCCGATTGCGGCAAACAGCACTTTATCTTTGGTGAACCACAGGGCAAAGAAGTGGCTAAAAAGTACCACATCCCTGCCTATGCAACACTTCCGATCGATCCGAACTTTGCACGCCTGTGCGACGCGGGCAAAGTCGAGGAATATGAAGTAGGCAATGCGCTTGATCCTATTCTCGAACAGATTGAGTCAGTATCTACAGCTGACAATAAATAA
- a CDS encoding elongation factor G, giving the protein MAAPATEHVRNIVLVGQDGAGKTSLAEAMLHVSGKTPRMGTTHDGKSYLDYDEEEIRHRFTLGTSIAPIPYKDYKINLLDTSGQPDFIGDALASMQAAEMAMFVIDAATGPQVMTTRLWHEAEHMRLCRSVFINHIDREGANFDVAMATLHARFGSRLGAVTLPIGEEAAFTGVIDILRMKARYFEAGGERVEDIPEAYADAAQIAREKLCDLVAEADDELMMKYLEGEELSQDDLENLLDKAIAQEIFIPVFVGSTIIEQGILNLMEDICTYFPHPRSHGAFVLADGKEIFIDEAGEPAAFVFKTIADPYVGRLSFLKIIGGVLSPGIELINSRTGKRDRLAHLYVMMGKTTEDVKSAKAGDIIVVPKLTDARTGDTLSESGALALDPLPLPQPLYLVAIEADNKKDEDKLGTFLARAAETDPCLHIERDEETGQTVIHAMGDTQVETLLARLQSQSDVSAHLVPLRIPYRETIRSSAEAQGRHKKQTGGSGQFGDCWLRIAPHPGEGYEFIDEVTGGHIPRNYIPAVDKGVQEAMAEGFLAGYPMVDITCAVFDGSYHSVDSNEMAFKTAARIGFRAACEKANVVLLEPMANMSIEVGEAYAGVVMGDISTRRGRIVGTDSNDTGDTIILVRVPYAEVVSYTKDLRSLTRGTGSYSIELSGYEEAPANITQKLVEQYRK; this is encoded by the coding sequence ATGGCAGCTCCCGCTACCGAACATGTACGCAATATCGTCTTGGTGGGTCAAGACGGCGCTGGGAAGACCTCCCTTGCCGAGGCGATGCTTCATGTTTCAGGGAAAACACCGCGTATGGGTACGACACACGATGGTAAGTCGTATCTCGATTACGATGAAGAAGAGATCCGACATCGATTTACCCTCGGCACTTCAATTGCTCCCATTCCGTACAAGGACTACAAGATCAATCTGCTTGATACGTCAGGGCAGCCTGATTTTATTGGCGATGCGCTTGCAAGTATGCAGGCTGCCGAAATGGCGATGTTTGTTATCGATGCGGCCACTGGTCCGCAGGTGATGACGACGCGTCTGTGGCATGAAGCCGAGCATATGCGCCTGTGTCGTTCGGTATTCATTAACCATATCGACCGCGAAGGCGCCAATTTCGATGTTGCCATGGCTACATTGCACGCGCGTTTTGGCAGTCGTTTGGGTGCCGTTACTCTTCCAATTGGGGAAGAGGCCGCTTTTACGGGCGTCATCGATATTTTGCGGATGAAAGCACGTTATTTCGAGGCGGGTGGCGAACGCGTCGAAGATATTCCCGAAGCGTATGCCGATGCAGCTCAGATAGCACGTGAAAAGCTGTGCGATCTGGTTGCCGAAGCCGATGACGAACTGATGATGAAGTATCTGGAAGGCGAAGAGCTTTCTCAAGATGATCTTGAAAATCTGTTGGATAAAGCCATTGCTCAAGAGATATTTATTCCGGTATTTGTGGGTTCCACAATTATCGAACAGGGCATTTTGAATCTCATGGAGGACATCTGCACGTACTTCCCGCACCCGCGCTCGCACGGTGCCTTTGTGCTCGCCGATGGGAAAGAGATCTTTATCGATGAGGCGGGTGAACCTGCTGCCTTTGTGTTTAAAACCATTGCTGATCCATACGTGGGGCGCCTGAGTTTTCTCAAGATTATTGGCGGCGTACTTTCTCCCGGTATTGAGCTGATCAATTCCCGCACAGGTAAAAGAGATCGACTTGCGCACCTGTATGTCATGATGGGCAAGACAACGGAAGATGTGAAGAGTGCGAAGGCGGGCGACATCATCGTTGTTCCTAAGTTAACCGACGCGCGTACGGGAGATACCCTTTCGGAATCCGGCGCACTGGCACTCGATCCGCTTCCGCTGCCACAACCGCTTTATCTGGTGGCTATCGAGGCCGATAACAAAAAAGATGAAGATAAGTTAGGGACGTTCTTAGCGCGCGCAGCCGAAACTGATCCGTGTTTGCATATCGAGCGCGATGAAGAAACCGGTCAGACCGTTATTCATGCGATGGGTGACACGCAAGTTGAAACACTGCTGGCGCGCTTGCAGTCTCAATCGGACGTTTCTGCCCATCTCGTGCCCTTGCGCATTCCGTATCGCGAAACCATTCGTTCATCTGCCGAAGCGCAGGGTCGACACAAGAAGCAGACTGGTGGTTCGGGTCAGTTTGGCGACTGCTGGTTGCGTATTGCACCCCATCCAGGTGAGGGCTATGAGTTTATTGACGAAGTAACGGGTGGACATATTCCACGCAATTACATTCCCGCTGTTGATAAGGGTGTGCAAGAAGCAATGGCTGAAGGGTTCCTTGCAGGGTACCCCATGGTGGACATTACCTGTGCAGTATTTGATGGGAGCTATCATTCGGTCGATTCCAACGAGATGGCCTTTAAAACAGCTGCTCGTATTGGTTTTCGAGCGGCGTGTGAAAAAGCGAACGTCGTTCTGCTTGAGCCCATGGCTAATATGAGTATTGAAGTGGGCGAAGCCTACGCCGGTGTGGTTATGGGAGACATTTCAACACGGCGTGGACGAATTGTCGGCACCGACTCAAACGATACGGGCGACACGATTATTTTGGTGCGCGTTCCGTATGCTGAAGTGGTTTCGTACACGAAGGATTTACGTTCGCTCACGCGGGGTACGGGGTCATATTCAATTGAGTTGTCCGGCTATGAAGAAGCGCCAGCCAATATTACGCAGAAACTTGTCGAACAATATCGCAAATAA
- the ligA gene encoding NAD-dependent DNA ligase LigA, whose protein sequence is MADDATPTLFDQDDVGARIEALRREIEHNSWLYYAQDAPAISDAAFDSLMRELRQLEAEHPEFYDPTSPTQRVGGYVGEQFAAVTHAERMYSLDNAMDLDELDAWMDRTFEALGTDVPLCCELKIDGSGIAVTYEDGRLMRAATRGDGVVGEDVTANIRTVRDVPLRLRAEALDALTDVEEALELRGEVYMPKKSFNALNAAADREGRQEFANPRNAAAGSLRQKDPTITAQRDLSTFTYATASNAALTLPGQWELLEWMRNAGFHVNPDVRLCHSRDEVRAFCKEALDKRQSLPYEIDGVVVKVNDFSLQDRLGFTARAPRWAIAFKFPPEEKTTLLRDITVQVGRTGALTPVAELEPVSVSGSVVSRATLHNEDEVRRKDVRVGDTVIVRKAGDVIPEVLGPVLSLRPADAQPWHAPTSCPSCGSPVVREEGGAILRCVSLDCPAQAHERLIHWASRGALDIEGMGEEVIGRLLESGRVVDVADYYHLTEYDLATLDMGRVNKDGEAIHLGSTVAAKIVGQIDQSKHRGFARVLFGLGIRHVGKTTAEAIAQAYPSIEALREAKMDDLAAIEGIGPIIAESLFVFLRTPQNVQVIDRLLAAGVVMEEAALTPRAPQTLSGLTFVLTGSLVQSGMTRTEAGDALKAMGAKVSGSVSGKTSFVIAGEAAGSKRDKAVSLGVPVIDEAAFLHILETGQAPAGSDLASQAAAHQDFNDSESDDSDAH, encoded by the coding sequence ATGGCGGACGACGCTACTCCTACGTTATTTGATCAAGACGATGTAGGCGCGCGTATTGAAGCGCTGCGTCGCGAAATAGAACATAACTCGTGGCTGTATTACGCGCAGGATGCTCCAGCCATTTCGGATGCGGCATTCGATTCACTTATGCGCGAGTTGCGCCAGCTTGAAGCTGAACACCCGGAGTTTTATGATCCAACATCGCCAACTCAGCGAGTGGGAGGCTATGTTGGCGAGCAATTTGCGGCAGTTACCCATGCCGAGCGGATGTATTCGCTTGATAACGCGATGGATCTAGACGAACTTGACGCCTGGATGGATCGTACGTTTGAAGCACTTGGGACCGACGTGCCTCTGTGTTGTGAACTCAAAATAGATGGCAGCGGTATTGCGGTAACGTATGAAGACGGACGACTCATGCGGGCTGCTACCCGTGGCGATGGCGTCGTTGGTGAAGATGTGACGGCTAATATTCGCACGGTGCGCGATGTGCCCCTACGCCTGCGTGCAGAAGCGCTTGATGCATTAACCGATGTTGAAGAAGCACTCGAATTGCGCGGCGAGGTTTACATGCCGAAGAAGAGCTTTAACGCGCTTAACGCGGCAGCCGATAGGGAAGGGCGTCAAGAATTTGCCAATCCGCGCAACGCCGCGGCGGGCAGTTTGCGCCAGAAAGATCCTACGATTACGGCACAGCGTGATCTGTCGACATTTACCTATGCAACAGCTTCAAACGCTGCACTTACCCTGCCAGGGCAATGGGAATTACTTGAATGGATGCGCAATGCGGGTTTCCATGTGAATCCCGACGTGCGACTTTGTCACAGTCGCGATGAAGTGCGCGCCTTTTGTAAAGAGGCTCTTGATAAGCGTCAATCTCTTCCCTATGAAATTGATGGTGTGGTCGTTAAAGTCAACGACTTTTCTCTGCAGGACCGTTTAGGGTTCACAGCGCGTGCTCCGCGTTGGGCTATTGCGTTCAAATTTCCACCAGAAGAAAAAACAACCCTTTTGCGCGACATTACCGTGCAGGTAGGACGTACTGGTGCGCTCACGCCGGTGGCAGAACTTGAACCGGTAAGCGTTAGTGGGTCGGTAGTTTCGCGTGCGACCTTACATAACGAAGACGAAGTGCGTCGTAAAGACGTACGGGTGGGTGACACGGTTATCGTGCGCAAAGCAGGCGATGTAATTCCCGAAGTGCTTGGCCCGGTGCTTTCGTTGCGTCCAGCCGATGCGCAGCCGTGGCATGCTCCGACGTCCTGCCCGAGTTGCGGCAGTCCGGTGGTGCGTGAAGAAGGCGGTGCCATTCTTCGTTGTGTTTCGCTTGATTGCCCGGCACAGGCGCATGAACGGCTGATCCATTGGGCAAGTCGTGGTGCGCTTGACATCGAGGGCATGGGCGAAGAAGTGATTGGGCGGCTTTTAGAGTCGGGACGCGTTGTTGATGTAGCTGATTATTACCATTTAACGGAATATGATCTTGCCACACTGGATATGGGACGGGTCAATAAAGATGGAGAGGCAATCCATCTCGGCAGTACCGTCGCCGCTAAGATTGTCGGTCAGATTGATCAAAGCAAACATCGTGGTTTCGCACGGGTGCTGTTTGGCCTAGGAATTCGTCATGTCGGTAAGACGACAGCAGAAGCTATTGCACAAGCATACCCATCAATCGAGGCGCTTCGAGAAGCCAAGATGGACGATCTTGCTGCTATCGAGGGCATTGGACCTATTATCGCTGAAAGCCTCTTTGTATTCCTTCGCACACCGCAGAATGTGCAGGTTATCGACCGTTTGTTAGCAGCTGGCGTGGTTATGGAAGAAGCTGCTTTAACGCCTCGTGCACCGCAGACCCTTTCAGGACTTACGTTTGTGCTCACGGGAAGCCTTGTGCAAAGTGGTATGACTCGTACCGAGGCGGGTGACGCCTTAAAAGCGATGGGCGCAAAGGTATCGGGGAGTGTGTCGGGAAAGACAAGTTTTGTGATTGCTGGCGAAGCAGCTGGCAGCAAGCGTGATAAAGCTGTTTCTCTCGGGGTGCCGGTGATTGATGAGGCGGCATTTTTGCATATTCTTGAAACCGGTCAAGCCCCTGCTGGTTCTGATCTTGCTAGCCAGGCTGCTGCCCATCAAGATTTCAACGATTCAGAGTCCGATGATTCTGATGCGCATTAA
- the acpS gene encoding holo-ACP synthase — translation MSERPIDTDASSGVDTAADSNASIDTDTDINAGVNTNIDADAGTNPDTNAATAVPESDPATSAERIMRSAATPQATAGAVGLGVDLVNIERMQKVIGRSPTFTTRVFTVDERAYCDSTAQPHVHYATRFAAKEAVLKALGTGIAQGIAPADVEVVRLSTGAPKVRLHRRAAELAKHKGVRDIPLSLSYTHLDAVACAMVITDDSQRAQAERVDPMEELMRQFKEARTWLDDIPAPISNQTEALAQ, via the coding sequence ATGAGCGAGCGCCCCATCGATACTGATGCCAGCTCCGGCGTTGATACCGCTGCCGACAGTAATGCCAGCATCGACACCGACACTGATATCAATGCCGGTGTCAACACCAATATCGATGCCGATGCTGGTACCAACCCCGACACCAATGCTGCTACTGCCGTCCCAGAATCAGACCCAGCCACTTCGGCCGAGCGTATTATGCGCAGTGCTGCCACTCCGCAGGCGACCGCTGGTGCGGTAGGGCTGGGGGTTGACCTGGTCAATATCGAACGCATGCAAAAGGTCATCGGTCGTTCTCCCACTTTTACAACGCGTGTGTTTACCGTCGATGAGCGTGCCTATTGCGATTCAACTGCGCAGCCGCATGTTCACTATGCCACGCGATTTGCCGCGAAAGAAGCGGTTCTTAAGGCACTTGGTACGGGCATTGCCCAGGGTATTGCACCGGCCGATGTCGAAGTGGTTCGCTTATCAACAGGTGCACCAAAGGTGCGCTTGCACCGCCGTGCTGCCGAACTCGCCAAGCACAAAGGCGTGCGTGATATTCCCTTGTCGCTGTCGTATACCCATCTTGATGCAGTGGCGTGCGCCATGGTTATTACTGACGATTCACAGCGTGCGCAGGCTGAACGGGTTGATCCCATGGAGGAATTGATGCGGCAGTTTAAAGAAGCGCGCACGTGGCTCGACGATATTCCAGCTCCTATTTCCAATCAGACGGAGGCACTTGCACAATGA
- a CDS encoding HdeD family acid-resistance protein, protein MPSARWKNDWDLVIGGVALLVIGLVCLFYPGMTLAILAMLVGVGFLVAGAASLVSYLRLRTYLLPVRWTLGYAIVDVVIGLVFLLHPLAVQAVLPWLCGLFVLLLGVYEMVAALGLRAVAVDAWRWAFASSLISILMALIFFFVPQILAILIGLFAVMQGISFIVYGYSFSSSELMR, encoded by the coding sequence ATGCCGAGCGCACGGTGGAAAAATGATTGGGATTTGGTAATTGGCGGTGTTGCGCTGCTGGTTATTGGGTTGGTATGCCTGTTCTATCCTGGTATGACACTTGCAATTTTAGCCATGCTCGTGGGCGTTGGCTTTTTGGTTGCGGGCGCTGCGAGCTTGGTATCATATCTGCGACTGCGCACTTACTTGCTGCCAGTACGATGGACATTGGGGTATGCCATAGTTGATGTTGTTATTGGCTTGGTATTCCTGCTTCATCCACTGGCGGTGCAAGCGGTACTTCCGTGGCTTTGTGGGCTGTTTGTTCTTTTGCTTGGCGTCTATGAAATGGTAGCAGCGCTTGGTTTGCGCGCAGTGGCTGTTGACGCTTGGCGCTGGGCTTTTGCAAGTTCTCTCATATCTATCCTGATGGCGCTCATTTTCTTTTTTGTACCACAGATATTGGCCATACTCATCGGTCTGTTTGCGGTAATGCAAGGTATATCGTTTATCGTGTATGGTTACTCCTTTTCTTCAAGTGAGCTGATGCGCTAA
- a CDS encoding TlyA family RNA methyltransferase, translating into MQRMRLDDVLVERGFADDRAAALRIIIAGEVKVDMQVAKSAAMHIAPDSALEVKSHSRFVSRGGEKLQAALEAFDQQVEGLRCIDVGSSTGGFSDCLLQAGARAVTCVDVNYSQLAWSVRTDTRVTVFERTNIRQADPAVLGAPFDLIVADLSFIGLARLARVFARLGQEGSVFIGLVKPQFESKQGEADGGVVTDEAVRLRTVHEVEDALATAGFTVTGVIESPITGKRSGNVEYLVRAVLK; encoded by the coding sequence TTGCAACGCATGCGGCTTGATGATGTGCTTGTTGAGCGTGGCTTTGCAGATGATCGCGCAGCTGCTTTGCGCATTATTATTGCCGGCGAGGTAAAAGTAGACATGCAGGTTGCCAAAAGTGCAGCCATGCATATTGCGCCTGACAGTGCGCTTGAAGTGAAATCCCATAGTCGCTTTGTATCGCGGGGTGGCGAAAAACTACAGGCGGCTCTTGAGGCATTTGATCAACAAGTAGAAGGTCTGCGCTGCATTGATGTTGGCTCATCGACAGGCGGTTTTTCAGACTGCTTGCTTCAGGCGGGAGCCCGTGCGGTTACCTGCGTTGATGTCAATTACAGCCAGCTTGCTTGGTCTGTGCGTACCGACACGCGTGTTACGGTGTTTGAGCGCACTAATATACGGCAAGCCGATCCAGCTGTGCTCGGTGCGCCATTCGATCTTATCGTTGCTGACCTTTCGTTTATTGGGCTTGCTCGCCTTGCGCGGGTATTTGCACGTCTTGGACAAGAGGGTAGTGTTTTTATTGGGTTAGTGAAACCTCAGTTCGAAAGCAAGCAAGGCGAAGCCGATGGTGGCGTGGTGACTGATGAAGCGGTACGGCTCCGTACAGTGCACGAAGTGGAAGACGCCCTGGCAACAGCTGGATTTACGGTAACGGGTGTTATTGAATCGCCCATTACCGGAAAGCGTTCTGGCAATGTTGAATACCTGGTGCGCGCCGTGCTGAAGTAA
- a CDS encoding NAD(P)H-hydrate dehydratase — protein sequence MRSYDASSLAQLLPYPQREANKYTRGKLTLLVGSRTYPGAAGLAALASQRAGAGYSEVYVEDSVVSQLQIYHPSLVVKEWSAWDMTDEVASTAKRPHAYVVGSGFDSQDPFIAGITHRLLKRAQAPVLVDGGALKLMPARKIRDLCKRRYEKGFATVITPHGGEAKVMASVFALPTDDPEELSLTLSQAYGAITVLKGPDTYISDGDSTYRMEEGTAALSKAGTGDVLAGVIGAFMAQAMDPVDACVLGTTLHARSGVLAARDLGPISVCAEDVIQYLPQAIRALENERTVS from the coding sequence ATGAGATCGTATGATGCATCGTCGCTTGCACAGTTGTTGCCGTATCCTCAGCGCGAGGCAAATAAGTACACGCGCGGAAAGCTGACGCTGCTGGTGGGGAGCCGAACCTATCCTGGTGCCGCGGGCTTGGCTGCCCTGGCAAGCCAGCGAGCAGGTGCTGGCTATTCTGAAGTCTATGTTGAGGACTCTGTTGTCTCGCAGCTTCAGATCTATCATCCTTCGCTTGTTGTGAAGGAATGGAGTGCGTGGGACATGACTGACGAGGTTGCTTCAACCGCTAAGCGCCCCCATGCCTATGTGGTCGGTTCGGGGTTCGATTCCCAGGATCCATTTATTGCTGGTATTACGCATCGCCTGCTCAAGCGCGCGCAAGCGCCCGTTTTGGTGGATGGTGGCGCACTCAAGCTGATGCCTGCGCGCAAGATACGCGATCTCTGCAAACGCCGCTATGAAAAAGGGTTTGCTACCGTTATCACGCCCCATGGGGGAGAAGCAAAAGTGATGGCATCAGTGTTTGCGCTGCCCACCGATGACCCAGAAGAACTTTCTTTAACACTTTCCCAGGCATATGGTGCCATTACTGTCTTAAAGGGCCCCGATACCTATATATCGGACGGCGACTCGACGTATCGGATGGAAGAAGGCACCGCAGCTCTATCCAAGGCCGGCACTGGTGATGTGCTTGCGGGCGTCATTGGTGCGTTTATGGCGCAAGCGATGGATCCGGTTGATGCGTGCGTGCTTGGCACAACCTTGCATGCGCGCTCGGGCGTATTAGCCGCCCGCGATTTGGGTCCGATCTCGGTTTGTGCAGAGGACGTGATACAGTATCTTCCGCAGGCAATACGTGCTCTTGAAAATGAAAGAACCGTATCGTGA
- the glmS gene encoding glutamine--fructose-6-phosphate transaminase (isomerizing), which yields MCGIVGYTGGKMAKDVLIEGLERLEYRGYDSAGIALQDAGKLTVVHRVGKVSGLAEVVRFLDNPGTCGIGHTRWATHGAPSERNAHPHTSCNGDIAVVHNGIIENFAELRERLEKAGHVFTSDTDTEVVAHLIEEAYEGDLRAALAAACSQIVGAYGLAVVCAQEPGRIVVTRKDSPIVLAHGDAGSYVASDIIAVIEASRDVTVLGDGQFAIMEPDGISYTDAEGNPIEPKIMHVDWDIDVAEKGGYPDFMMKEIHEQPRVVRDTLAGRMTNGVLSIEELGMTLEELRLIDRVYIIACGTSYHAGLIARQLIEGWSRIPVEVEVASEFRYRNPIITPSTLVVAVSQSGETADTLAAIRDARIKGAKVFGITNVIGSPVARESDGVIYTKANKEIAVASTKSFLGQVVSLTLLAMVFAQAKGKLSIPQIRLLFKELADTAEQIEMVLSDTTDIDRAALACKDAHDALFIGRGMGAAICYEGALKLKEISYLHAEAYAAGEMKHGPIALLTDGFPVIAVATQSPVYDKVVSNIQESKARGALVIAVATEGDEEISRYADYVMYVPKVRDAFSPIIASVPLQLFARAVAIARGCDVDKPRNLAKSVTVE from the coding sequence ATGTGCGGCATTGTAGGCTATACCGGCGGCAAGATGGCAAAAGACGTCCTTATCGAAGGACTGGAGCGCTTGGAATATCGCGGCTACGATTCGGCGGGTATCGCCCTGCAGGATGCGGGGAAGCTCACGGTGGTTCATCGGGTAGGCAAAGTCAGTGGCCTTGCCGAAGTAGTGCGATTTCTTGATAACCCGGGTACCTGTGGTATTGGGCATACGCGTTGGGCGACACATGGTGCGCCGAGTGAGCGCAATGCGCATCCACATACGTCCTGTAATGGGGATATTGCGGTTGTTCACAACGGCATTATTGAAAACTTTGCTGAACTGCGGGAGCGTCTCGAAAAGGCGGGTCACGTTTTCACGAGCGATACCGATACCGAAGTAGTAGCACACCTCATTGAAGAAGCGTACGAAGGTGATCTGCGCGCCGCCCTTGCTGCAGCCTGTTCTCAGATAGTAGGGGCTTATGGCTTGGCAGTTGTCTGTGCCCAGGAACCAGGTCGCATTGTGGTAACACGGAAAGATTCGCCGATCGTGCTTGCTCATGGCGATGCGGGCAGTTACGTGGCCAGCGATATCATCGCGGTTATCGAGGCTTCGCGTGATGTGACGGTGCTTGGCGATGGTCAGTTCGCCATTATGGAGCCCGATGGTATTTCCTATACCGATGCAGAAGGTAACCCGATAGAGCCAAAAATCATGCATGTCGACTGGGATATCGACGTGGCGGAAAAAGGTGGCTATCCCGACTTCATGATGAAGGAAATCCACGAGCAGCCGCGCGTGGTGCGCGACACGCTCGCGGGCCGTATGACCAATGGCGTGCTCTCTATTGAAGAGCTTGGCATGACGCTTGAAGAATTACGATTGATCGACCGCGTCTATATTATTGCGTGTGGCACGAGCTATCATGCGGGTCTTATTGCGCGTCAGCTTATAGAAGGATGGTCCCGCATTCCGGTTGAGGTAGAGGTTGCGAGTGAATTTCGCTATCGCAACCCCATTATTACACCGTCTACCCTGGTAGTTGCCGTGTCTCAATCGGGCGAGACGGCTGACACGCTTGCTGCCATTCGCGATGCGCGCATCAAAGGAGCCAAGGTCTTCGGTATCACAAACGTTATTGGAAGTCCGGTCGCGCGCGAATCCGATGGCGTCATTTACACGAAGGCAAATAAAGAAATTGCAGTGGCTTCTACCAAGTCATTCTTAGGCCAGGTGGTAAGTCTGACCCTGCTAGCGATGGTGTTCGCGCAAGCAAAAGGGAAGCTTTCTATTCCTCAGATTCGCCTCCTCTTCAAGGAGCTTGCCGATACGGCTGAGCAGATCGAAATGGTTCTTTCTGATACCACCGATATCGATCGCGCAGCGCTGGCCTGTAAAGATGCTCATGATGCGCTGTTTATTGGCCGCGGAATGGGCGCAGCCATCTGCTACGAGGGTGCTCTTAAACTCAAAGAGATTAGCTATTTACATGCTGAGGCTTATGCGGCGGGCGAAATGAAGCATGGTCCGATTGCTCTTTTGACAGATGGATTCCCCGTTATTGCGGTAGCAACTCAATCGCCCGTTTATGACAAGGTCGTTTCCAATATTCAGGAAAGCAAAGCACGTGGTGCGCTGGTTATTGCTGTGGCAACTGAAGGCGATGAAGAAATCAGTCGATATGCTGATTATGTCATGTACGTACCAAAGGTGCGTGATGCGTTTTCACCCATTATTGCTTCGGTGCCGTTGCAGTTATTTGCCCGAGCTGTTGCTATCGCTCGTGGTTGCGATGTTGATAAACCGCGCAACCTGGCAAAGTCGGTGACTGTTGAATGA